The Vibrio kanaloae genome has a window encoding:
- a CDS encoding amino acid ABC transporter permease, which yields MGFDFNYMLELLPILLKYLGTTMEMATWGLFFALILSLILANIRVFKIPVLDQLSQLYISFFRGTPLLVQLFLLYYGLPQVFPWMVGLDAFSAAVIGLTLHFAAYMAESIRAAIIGIDRSQMEASLSVGMTTSQAMRRIILPQATRVALPSLMNYFIDMIKSTSLAFTLGVAEIMAKAQMEASSSFRFFEAFLAVALIYWGVVVILTRIQIWAEVKLNKAYVR from the coding sequence ATGGGATTTGATTTTAATTACATGCTAGAGCTGCTGCCAATACTGCTGAAGTATCTTGGCACGACCATGGAGATGGCAACTTGGGGTTTGTTCTTTGCTCTGATTCTCTCTTTGATACTGGCAAACATTCGTGTATTCAAAATCCCAGTACTCGATCAGTTGAGCCAACTGTACATCAGCTTCTTTCGCGGCACCCCACTGCTAGTACAGTTATTTCTTCTTTATTACGGCTTACCACAAGTGTTCCCGTGGATGGTTGGTCTAGATGCCTTCAGCGCTGCCGTCATAGGCTTAACTCTGCACTTTGCCGCCTACATGGCAGAAAGTATTCGTGCCGCGATTATCGGTATTGACCGTAGTCAAATGGAAGCCAGCCTATCTGTGGGCATGACAACCAGTCAAGCGATGCGCCGAATCATCTTACCTCAAGCAACCCGCGTCGCATTGCCGTCATTGATGAACTACTTCATTGACATGATTAAGTCGACTTCGCTTGCTTTCACTTTAGGTGTCGCTGAGATCATGGCTAAAGCTCAGATGGAAGCCTCTTCAAGTTTTCGCTTCTTCGAAGCTTTCTTAGCGGTAGCGCTGATTTATTGGGGCGTGGTGGTTATCCTTACTCGTATTCAAATTTGGGCCGAAGTGAAACTGAATAAGGCGTACGTACGATGA
- a CDS encoding amino acid ABC transporter substrate-binding protein, producing MNNWVKAAIAAIALSAATVQAATEVKVGMSGRYFPFTFVKQDQLQGFEVDLWDEIGKRNDYKIEYVTANFSGLFGLLETGRIDTISNQITMTDARKAKYLFADPYVVDGAQITVRKGNDSIKGIEDLHGKTVAVNLGSNFEQLLRSYDKDGKINVKTYDTGIEHDVALGRADAFVMDRLSALELIKKTGLPLQLAGQPFETIENAWPFVDNDKGKKLQAEVNQALATMRADGTLEGISQKWFGADITQK from the coding sequence ATGAATAACTGGGTTAAGGCTGCAATTGCGGCTATCGCACTCTCTGCTGCTACTGTTCAAGCTGCGACTGAAGTTAAAGTCGGCATGTCTGGTCGCTACTTCCCGTTCACTTTCGTTAAACAAGACCAGCTACAAGGTTTTGAAGTGGATTTATGGGATGAGATTGGTAAACGTAACGACTACAAGATCGAATACGTGACTGCAAACTTTTCAGGTCTGTTTGGTCTTCTTGAAACGGGTCGAATTGATACGATCTCAAACCAAATTACAATGACGGATGCACGTAAAGCGAAATATCTATTCGCAGATCCATACGTAGTAGATGGCGCACAGATTACCGTTCGTAAAGGTAACGACAGCATCAAAGGCATCGAAGACTTACATGGCAAGACGGTTGCGGTAAACCTGGGTTCAAACTTCGAACAACTGCTTCGTAGCTATGACAAAGATGGCAAAATCAATGTAAAAACCTACGATACAGGTATTGAACATGATGTAGCACTCGGCCGTGCCGATGCATTCGTAATGGATCGCCTTTCAGCACTAGAGCTTATTAAGAAGACAGGTCTACCATTGCAGCTAGCAGGTCAGCCATTCGAAACCATTGAAAACGCTTGGCCTTTCGTTGACAACGACAAGGGTAAAAAACTGCAAGCTGAAGTAAACCAAGCATTAGCAACAATGCGCGCCGATGGCACGCTAGAAGGTATCTCTCAGAAATGGTTTGGGGCGGATATTACCCAAAAGTAA
- a CDS encoding amino acid ABC transporter ATP-binding protein, with amino-acid sequence MIKLQNIHKQFGDTEVLKGIDLEIKQGEIIVIIGSSGTGKSTLLRCVNFLEQADQGTISIDDIKVDVQKHTKSEVLALRRKTGFVFQNYALFAHQTAKQNIAEGLITVRGWKSKQAHEKAQQILDDIGLGDRSDSYPAALSGGQQQRVGIGRAMALQPELLLFDEPTSALDPEWVGEVLNLMKKLANQHQTMLVVTHEMQFAREVADRVIFMADGHIVEQGSPQDIFGNPQDPKLKKFLNKVGID; translated from the coding sequence ATGATCAAATTACAAAATATCCACAAACAATTTGGTGACACTGAAGTATTGAAAGGGATCGACCTAGAAATCAAGCAAGGCGAGATCATTGTCATCATAGGTTCAAGTGGTACTGGTAAATCTACCTTACTGCGTTGTGTTAATTTTCTAGAGCAAGCCGATCAAGGTACGATTTCGATCGATGATATCAAGGTGGATGTTCAGAAACATACCAAATCAGAGGTGCTTGCACTGCGTCGTAAGACGGGGTTTGTGTTCCAAAATTATGCGCTATTTGCTCACCAAACGGCTAAGCAGAACATTGCTGAAGGTTTGATTACTGTTCGAGGTTGGAAAAGTAAACAAGCCCATGAAAAAGCACAACAAATACTCGATGACATTGGTTTAGGTGACAGATCGGACAGTTACCCAGCAGCGCTCTCTGGCGGCCAACAACAACGGGTTGGTATTGGCCGAGCGATGGCACTTCAGCCAGAGCTCTTGTTGTTTGATGAACCTACATCAGCGCTTGATCCTGAGTGGGTTGGCGAAGTACTTAACCTAATGAAAAAATTAGCAAATCAGCATCAAACCATGCTGGTGGTTACCCATGAAATGCAGTTCGCGAGAGAGGTCGCAGATAGAGTGATCTTCATGGCTGATGGCCACATTGTCGAACAGGGATCTCCACAGGATATTTTTGGTAATCCACAAGATCCTAAATTAAAGAAATTCTTAAACAAGGTTGGGATCGACTAA